The Triticum aestivum cultivar Chinese Spring chromosome 7B, IWGSC CS RefSeq v2.1, whole genome shotgun sequence genome window below encodes:
- the LOC123161178 gene encoding disease resistance protein Pik-2, which translates to MADLAVGLSKTVVAEALTKVQSAIDEDNKLRHKAQRDLVTITLEFEMMQSFLNVANGGRAAAMNNLVRTWVRHVRELAYDLEDCVEFVVHLDGKPVFWRRLLPACVVGPLPLDQAVAEIEVIKGRAEELSACYSRYSCIGEPVSNLVMLQQQQASGRAADAAAADMLVEARDSAKRQQFLGDLAQLITNKDKDLQVISVWGTCGDLGTTSIIRKAYNDPEICRSFACRVWVKLMHPFNPHEFVRRFMAQVYAADACVDKEGADVGVHVLTKMEAMQEDVGVLRREFVQEVNTKTYLVVLENLTDMVDWDAVRTFLPDMKNGSWIIVSTQQFEIASLCIGHAYQPLELKQYSPEHSVCAFFKEGSQDYGPKEEKPVVCEVSSNLSLEKIPSSNIKGIEDWMENYPLVGRELEMNELRSYTARARFSNSPVISVWGIAGIGKSALVRTLYYDRMLHSNQFNKYSWVDVSHPFNLRDFSRSLLLDHHSEKDPIKECRELLSQNQCLVVIDDLQSKEEWDLIQSALVSRPSSSVIIVITTEASVATYCTNNEGQVFNVKGLEAVAAMDLFRKEVHRKNPSSPLKDHEDMELEELILKCGGLPKVIVSIAALLATQTVTLMDTVRSLNQKFMQHLETNPDYECLKGLFDWMHSYFRTCPDSLKPCIFYLSIFPRHHGIRQRRLVRRWIAEGYCRDSDEESAVDRGENFFSKLLELSIIQQIPQLVTTAYNDTSMVSCQVNGFIREYIVSRRMEENLVFELGPKCVLTTHRTGRHLIILRDWDRDKIVFESIDFSRLRSLTVFGKWESFFVSKSMRLLRVLDLEDALGVKDEDLEKMVKRLRRLKFLSLRGCGEIFHLPSSLGDLRQLQTLDVRHTSILKLPASITRLQKLQYIHAGTTVRASALPAPSSRLPKFHRRRGLFGIKVPKGIGKLTALHTLGVVDVGASGGKAVVEELRKLTQLRKLGVSGISRHNSKDFFSATSGLVHLESLLVRLGKDSQGCLDEITLPWENLRSLTLHGLQDKLPPSENLSKLMKLDLEMDALKEDDIEFLANLSELCILRLRVGQLQDGKLHFHAKMYGEELVTFKKVKILEIASGASELHVTFGSRSMKSLELLKIDCSSASYHLTGLNFLSELKEVLLQGTNDEAIKSNLESQLANHPKAPTVKLEELPRSS; encoded by the exons atggCGGACCTGGCGGTCGGGCTGTCCAAGACGGTGGTGGCGGAGGCGCTGACCAAGGTGCAGTCGGCCATCGACGAGGACAACAAGCTCCGGCACAAGGCGCAGCGGGACCTGGTGACCATCACCCTCGAGTTcgagatgatgcagtccttcctgaACGTCGCCAACGGCGGGAGGGCCGCCGCCATGAACAACCTGGTGAGGACCTGGGTGAGGCACGTCCGCGAGCTGGCCTACGACCTGGAGGACTGCGTGGAGTTCGTCGTCCACCTGGACGGCAAGCCGGTCTTCTGGCGCCGCCTGCTCCCGGCGTGCGTGGTCGGCCCGCTGCCGCTGGACCAGGCGGTGGCGGAGATAGAGGTCATCAAGGGCAGGGCCGAGGAGCTGAGCGCCTGCTACTCGCGCTACAGCTGCATCGGCGAGCCTGTCTCCAACCTCGTCATGCTGCAGCAGCAACAGGCTTCCGGCCGGGCCGCCGACGCAGCAGCGGCCGACATGCTAGTCGAGGCACGGGATTCGGCGAAAAGGCAGCAATTCCTGGGTGATCTCGCCCAGTTGATCACCAACAAGGATAAAGACCTTCAGGTGATCTCGGTGTGGGGAACATGCGGTGATCTTGGGACAACCTCCATCATCAGGAAGGCGTACAATGATCCGGAGATCTGCCGGAGCTTCGCCTGCCGCGTCTGGGTGAAGCTCATGCATCCTTTCAATCCCCACGAGTTCGTGCGGCGGTTCATGGCACAGGTCTACGCCGCAGACGCTTGCGTCGACAAGGAAGGAGCAGATGTTGGTGTACATGTCCTGACGAAAATGGAGGCCATGCAGGAAGATGTGGGTGTGCTCAGACGTGAGTTTGTGCAGGAAGTCAACACCAAGACTTACCTCGTTGTGTTGGAGAACCTAACTGACATGGTAGATTGGGATGCTGTGAGGACGTTCCTACCTGACATGAAGAATGGCAGCTGGATCATCGTGTCGACGCAGCAATTTGAGATTGCAAGCCTGTGTATCGGACATGCTTACCAACCACTGGAGCTCAAGCAGTACTCACCTGAGCACTCGGTTTGTGCATTCTTCAAGGAG GGTTCTCAAGACTATGGACCCAAAGAAGAGAAACCAGTGGTGTGTGAAGTGAGCTCAAATTTGTCCTTGGAAAAAATTCCCTCCTCCAATATTAAAGGGATTGAGGACTGGATGGAAAATTATCCCCTTGTTGGACGTGAGTTAGAAATGAATGAGCTTCGCAGCTATACAGCCAGGGCACGTTTCAGCAATTCTCCAGTTATCTCTGTTTGGGGGATAGCTGGCATTGGGAAATCAGCTCTTGTTAGAACCTTGTACTATGACAGAATGCTTCACAGCAACCAATTTAACAAGTACAGTTGGGTGGATGTATCACATCCATTCAATTTAAGGGATTTTTCTCGGAGCTTACTTTTGGATCATCATTCAGAAAAGGATCCCATTAAAGAGTGCCGGGAGCTACTGAGCCAAAACCAGTGTCTCGTGGTTATTGATGATCTCCAGTCCAAAGAAGAATGGGACTTAATACAGTCTGCATTGGTATCTAGACCTTCTTCAAGTGTTATCATTGTTATTACAACTGAAGCCAGCGTTGCCACATATTGCACAAATAACGAAGGGCAAGTATTTAATGTCAAAGGTCTAGAAGCTGTAGCGGCCATGGATCTCTTCAGGAAAGAG GTACATAGGAAGAATCCTTCATCCCCTTTAAAGGACCACGAAGATATGGAGCTAGAAGAGCTTATTTTGAAGTGTGGAGGTCTTCCCAAAGTGATAGTTTCTATAGCTGCCTTATTGGCCACACAGACAGTAACATTGATGGATACTGTTCGCTCATTGAATCAAAAATTTATGCAGCATCTAGAGACCAATCCGGATTATGAGTGTCTCAAGGGCCTGTTTGATTGGATGCACTCGTACTTCCGTACTTGCCCAGATTCACTCAAGCCATGCATCTTCTACCTGTCAATTTTTCCTCGGCACCACGGCATTCGGCAAAGGCGACTAGTAAGGAGGTGGATTGCAGAAGGTTACTGTAGAGACAGTGATGAAGAATCTGCTGTTGACAGAGGGGAGAACTTCTTCTCCAAGCTCCTCGAGCTGAGCATAATTCAGCAGATACCACAGTTAGTCACCACTGCATACAATGACACCAGCATGGTCTCGTGCCAGGTCAATGGCTTCATCCGCGAGTACATTGTCTCGCGCAGAATGGAAGAGAACCTTGTGTTTGAACTCGGGCCCAAGTGCGTCCTAACCACCCACCGCACAGGGAGACACCTTATCATATTGCGAGACTGGGACAGAGACAAGATTGTGTTTGAGAGCATCGACTTCTCACGGCTACGCTCGCTGACAGTGTTTGGAAAGTGGGAATCATTCTTCGTCTCCAAAAGTATGAGGCTGCTTCGGGTGCTTGATCTGGAGGACGCACTGGGTGTAAAGGATGAAGATCTTGAGAAGATGGTGAAGCGGCTGCGTCGCCTGAAGTTTCTCTCTTTACGAGGATGCGGTGAGATATTCCATCTGCCAAGCTCGCTCGGCGATCTCAGGCAGCTCCAGACTCTGGATGTGAGGCACACCTCCATACTCAAACTGCCAGCGAGCATCACAAGGCTACAGAAGCTTCAGTATATCCACGCCGGCACCACCGTCCGAGCATCAGCGCTGCCTGCCCCATCCAGCAGGTTGCCAAAGTTCCACAGACGCCGCGGCCTGTTTGGTATCAAGGTGCCCAAAGGGATCGGAAAACTGACGGCGCTGCACACGCTCGGCGTCGTCGACGTCGGTGCTTCAGGAGGGAAGGCCGTCGTGGAAGAGCTCAGGAAACTCACCCAGCTGCGCAAGCTCGGAGTGTCTGGCATTAGTAGGCATAACAGCAAGGACTTCTTCTCTGCAACCTCAGGCCTTGTGCATCTGGAATCCTTGCTGGTGCGGCTGGGCAAGGACAGCCAAGGCTGCCTGGACGAAATCACCCTGCCATGGGAGAACCTCCGGAGCCTCACACTCCACGGGCTTCAAGACAAGCTGCCACCATCAGAGAACCTCAGCAAGCTCATGAAGCTGGATCTGGAGATGGACGCCTTAAAGGAAGACGACATCGAGTTCCTAGCCAACCTATCGGAGCTATGCATCCTGCGTCTCCGAGTCGGACAGCTTCAGGATGGTAAGCTCCATTTTCACGCCAAGATGTATGGGGAGGAGCTGGTCACCTTCAAGAAGGTGAAGATCCTCGAGATCGCCTCCGGCGCCAGCGAGCTACACGTGACCTTCGGGTCGAGGTCGATGAAGAGCCTCGAGCTGCTGAAGATCGACTGCTCCAGCGCGTCGTACCATCTCACGGGCCTGAATTTTCTGTCCGAGCTCAAGGAGGTCTTGCTCCAGGGTACCAATGATGAGGCGATCAAGAGCAACTTGGAGAGCCAGCTTGCCAACCATCCCAAGGCGCCTACCGTGAAGCTGGAGGAACTGCCGCGTTCATCCTGA
- the LOC123161179 gene encoding xyloglucan endotransglucosylase/hydrolase protein 24, which produces MGQARAYLLASLAAFYLVALATPQVTADITDEVNLLWGKCNVVRDGAGRQTVAMSLDRSTTSGFSSKLKYLFGRIDMEIKLMPGNSAGTVTTFYMMSEGPWQYHDEIDLEFLGNSTGNPYTLHTNVYARGVGSREKGYRLWFDPSQDFHTYSIIWTQQYIRILVDNKLLRQIKNQMMFGAPYPNYQPMRVYSTIWNADDWATQGGRVKTDWSLAPFTAYFRNYKATACSPSSKACGQSSPGSFGTELDQTQQQQLKEVAANSKVYDYCDDSKRRIGSPKDCESQ; this is translated from the exons ATGGGCCAGGCTAGGGCTTACCTCCTAGCCTCCCTAGCGGCATTCTACCTCGTCGCCCTGGCCACCCCTCAGGTCACTGCCGACATCACCGACGAGGTCAATCTCCTGTGGGGCAAGTGCAACGTTGTCCGTGATGGCGCCGGCCGACAGACTGTCGCGATGAGTCTCGACCGCAGCACAACCTCCGGATTCAGCTCGAAACTCAAGTACCTCTTTGGGAGGATTGACATGGAAATCAAGCTCATGCCCGGGAACTCAGCCGGCACAGTGACAACATTTTAT ATGATGTCGGAGGGACCATGGCAATACCACGATGAGATCGACCTTGAATTCTTGGGGAACAGCACCGGCAACCCCTACACCCTGCACACCAATGTGTATGCCAGAGGCGTAGGCAGCAGAGAGAAGGGGTACCGGCTTTGGTTTGATCCCTCCCAGGACTTCCACACCTATAGCATCATTTGGACCCAACAATACATCCG AATCCTTGTCGATAACAAGCTGCTCCGGCAGATCAAGAACCAGATGATGTTTGGTGCCCCCTATCCAAACTATCAACCAATGAGGGTGTACAGCACCATCTGGAATGCAGATGACTGGGCGACACAGGGTGGGCGGGTCAAGACTGACTGGTCACTAGCGCCGTTCACAGCATACTTCCGGAACTACAAGGCCACCGCCTGTTCTCCAAGCTCCAAGGCCTGTGGCCAGAGCTCCCCTGGTTCGTTCGGCACGGAACTGGACCAGACGCAGCAACAGCAACTGAAGGAGGTGGCTGCCAACTCCAAGGTCTATGATTACTGCGATGACTCAAAGAGGAGGATTGGGTCCCCCAAGGATTGTGAGTCACAGTAG